AGGGGGTCTATGCTCCCGAAGTCCGTGGTGCCGGCGGTCGCCACGAGGGCGACGGGCAGGAGCTCCTGCTCTTCTAGCTTCTGCAGCGCCCGGTCGAGCGCCTCCGGGCTCATCCGGCGCCCGGCGTCGGTCTCCACGGGCACGACGGCCCGCTCCCCGAGCCCGAGCAGGGCCGCCGAGCGGCCCACGCTGAAGTGGGCGGCCTCCGAGCAGAGGATGCGAAACCGGCTCGCCTCCGGAGGGAGTCCCCGCTCACGCATGCTCCAGCCGAACCGTTCGCGGGCGAAGCGGTCGCGGGCGGGGAGCAGGCCCATAAGGTTGGACTGGGTGCCGCCGCTGGTGAAGACCCCGTCGGCGCCCGGTCGGTACCCGAAGAGGCCGCACAGCCACCGGACGACCCGCTCCTCGAGGAGCGTTGCGGCCGGGGCCTGATCCCAGGAGTCCATGGACTGGTTGGTCGCGGAGATGACGGCCTCCGCGGCGAGCGCCGGGACGAGCGGGGGGCATTGCAGGTGGGCGGCGCATCCCGGATGGGCGACCCGGACGCAGTTCTCCACCACGGTCTTCCCGGTCTCCCGCAGCACCCGGGAGAGGTCTTCGCCCTCTTCGGGGCAGACCTCGCTTCCGGCGAGGAGATTCGAGAGCTTCCCGGGCGTCGCTCCGGAGTAGGGGAGCGGGCGGCCGAGGTGCTGCAGGAGGACGTCTCCGGCGGCGGCCATCGCCTCCCGGTAGGCGGCGGCGCTCTCCGGGGAACCGGTGAGAAAGACCCGCTCGTTCACGGGACCTCCCGAGAGGCCGCGAGCACGGCTTCGCCGAGGATCCCGCAGATCTCCTCCACCTCCTCCCGGGTGACGGTGAGGGGCGGCAGGAGGCGGACGACCGCGCCGTGGCGGCCGCCGGTCTCCAGGATGAGGCCGCGCCGCAGCGCCTCGGCCTGTATCCTGCGGGCCAGCTTCGGGCTGGCCGGGCGGCTGCCCAGGTGGTCCGGCTCTGCCTCCGGGTCCACCACCTCCACGCCGACCATGAGCCCGCGCCCGCGCACCTCCCCGACGCAGGGGGCCTCCCGCCGGAGCTCGCGCAGCCGGCGCAGCAGGAGATCTCCCATCCGGGCGGCGTGCTCGTGGAGGCGGTTCTCCAGCACGTGGCGGATGGTCGCCGCCCCGGCGGCCATCGCGAGCTGGTTGCCCCGGAAGGTGCCGGTGTGGGCCCCGGGTTCCCAGACGTCGAGGGCGGCGTCGTAGACCACCACCGCGAGCGGCAGGCTCCCCCCGATGGCCTTGGACATCACCACCGCGTCGGGCTCTATGCCAGGGCGCTCGAAGGCCCACACGGTGCCCGTGCGGCCGAGGCCGGTCTGTATCTCGTCGACGACCAGGGGTATGCCGCGCTCGCGGGTGATCCGGCGCATCTCCCGCACCCAGCCGTCGGGGGCGGGGATGGAGCCGCCCTCGCCCTGCACCACCTCCAGCACCATGGCGCCGGGCCTCTTGACCCCGCTCTCGGGATCGTCGAGCAGCCGCTCGACGTAGCGGGCCCCGACCCGCCAGCCTTCCTCGCCCCCGAGCCCGAAGGGACAGCGGTAGCCGTAGGGATAGGGCAGGAAGTGCACCCCGGGCATCAGGCCCCCGATGGGCTCCTTGGGGGCGAGCTTCCCCGTGAGGCTCAAGGAGCCGTGGGTCATGCCGTGGTAGCCGCCGCCGAAGGCGAGGACGGTCTCCCGCCCGGTGGCGGTCTTGGCGAGCTTCACCGCCGCCTCCACCGCGTCGGTGCCGGCCGGACCGCAGAAGTGGATCTTCGCCCGCTCCGCGAACGGCCGCGGCAGGCTCCCGAAGAGCTCCCCGACGAAGCGGTCCTTGACCGGGGTGGCGAGGTCCAGCGCGTGCAGCGGCCCGCCCCGGTCGAGGACTTCCCGGATCGCTTCCAAAACCACCGGATGGTTGTGCCCCAGGGCCAGGGTTCCGGCCCCGGAGAGGCAGTCGAGGTAGCGCCGCCCGTCGGCGTCCCACACGCAGGACCCCCGCGCCCTGCTCACGGCGATGGGGATGTTGCGGGGATAGGTCCGGGCGTTGGACTCCCGTTCGGCCTGTCTCTCGAGCAGCCTCCCGGAGGTTCCCTTCTCGCGGAACGCCGCGGTTTTTGCCACGTGCATGCGCTCTCCCCCCTCTCTTTTGCGGACAGGTCTCCCCCTGCCGGGTCGGGTGCCCGGCCCGAAAGGTGCGCTTTACCTTTTAGTGCCGCTCAGGAGCGCGGCTCTTCCACCAGGTACCTCTCCAGGTCTTCGAGGACGCCGTTGGCGGCGGTGTAGCCGATCCCGAGCATCCACAGGTCGTCGGAGACCTCGTAGACCCGGCCCTGCTGCACGGCCTCCAGCTGCCGCCAGAGGGGATCGGACATGATCTCCTGCTTGGCGGTGTCCTCCTCGTTGCCGTAGACGGTCACGAAGATCACGTCGCCGCCCATCTTGGGGATGGCCTCCTTGCTGACGTTGAGCAGCGCGAACTCCTCGACGTCCTGCGACTCGGGCCGCGGCAGCCCCACGTCCTCGAGCACGGTGCCGATGAAGTTCTCCTTCTGGTAGATCCTGGTGTCCCCGGGGACGAACCGGACCACGGAGACCTCGGGCCAGGGCTTCTCCCCGAGCCCCTCGCGAAGCTCCCGTATGTGCTCCCTGTACTCCCGTTTGACCTCCTCGGCCCTCTCGGTCCTGCCGAGCGCCCTGGCGTGCAGCTCGAAGTTCTGCTTCCAGGTGACCCCGGTCGTCTCGGTGAAGACGGTGGGCGCTATCTCGGAGAGCTGGTCGTAGATCTTCTCGTGCCGGAGCTTGCTGGAGAGGATGAGGTCGGGATCCAAAGCCGCTATCTTCTCCAGGTTGGGCTGCTCGATGGTGCCCACGAGCTCTATCCCCCGGGTCTTCTCCCCGAGATACTCCGGCAAGCCCATCCCGGCCACCGCCTCTACCGCCCCCACCGGCCTGATCCCGAGCGTTATGGCGCTGTCCAGCTCGCCGGTGTCGAGCACCACGACCCGCTCAGGCCTCTCGGGAACCTCGGTCTCGCCCATGGCATGCTCTACGACCCTGCCGCCGGAGCCCTCCTCCCCGGAAGAGCCCCCGGAGGCCCCGCCGCAGGCCCCGAGCACCAGCACGGCCGCCCCGAGCAGGAACCAGATCACAAACCGCCTCCGCAACCACTCCACCGACATTGCTTCCCCGCCTCCTCTCGTGTATCTTGCAGATGTGCGGCTATTGGGAATCATTTTCAATAACCGGGACCACCGTAAAGGCCGGGGTCGGGGCCGTCAAGGCCGGTGTGATCCAGATCAGATTTCGGGGGCCTTCTCGTGCGGCTTTTGAGGTCGCGAGCCGCGCTGCTGGCGGGGCTTTTGGTGTTGTGTGTGGTTCTGGTGGCGTGTCTTCTGGCGAGCGTACGGTTCGGGGCTGCCCGGATCGGGACGATGGAGGTGATCTCGGCCTTCACCGACTACGACAGGACGTCGGAGGAGGATCTCATCGTGCGCACCCTGCGGGTACCGCGGGCGCTCGCGGCGGCGCTCGTGGGGGCTTCGCTGGCGGTTGCCGGGGCGATCATGCAGGGGTTGACCCGCAACCCGCTCGCGGACCCCGGCATCCTGGGCATCGAGGCGGGGGCGGCGCTGGCGGTGGTGGGGGCGGTGTATCTGCTCGGGATCGCCTCGCTCTCGGGTTACGCTCTCTTCGCCTTCGTGGGGGCCGGGCTCGCGGCCGCCGTCGTCTACGGGCTCGGCTCGCTGGGGCGGGGCGGGATGACGCCCATGAAGCTAACCATCGCCGGGGCGGCGCTCGCCGCCCTGCTCACCTCGCTCACCACCGCCGTGCTCATCATCGACCGGCAGACGCTCGAGGAGATCCGGTTCTGGCTCGCCGGCTCGGTGGCCGGGAGGGATCTGGAGCTTCTTCTGCAGGTTCTGCCGTATGCCGCTTTGGGGCTCCTGCTCGCGCTCGGCCTCGCGCGTCAGATCACCACCCTCACCCTCGGGGACGAGGTCGCCGCCGGGCTCGGGCAGCGCACCGGCCTCGTCAAGCTGCTCGCGGCGCTCGCCGTCGTGCTGCTCGCGGGGAGCGCCGTCTCCGTCGCCGGGCCGATCGGCTTCGTCGGGCTCGTGGTGCCGCACGTGGTTCGCTTCTTCGCCGGGGTGGACTACCGCTGGATTCTGCCGTACTCGGCCCTCGCCGGGGCGGTGCTCCTGGTCTGCGCGGACATCGCGGCCCGGCTCGTGCTGCGGCCCATGGAGCTCCCCGTCGGGGTCATGACCGCTCTGGTGGGGGCGCCGTTCTTCGTCTACCTGGCCCGCTGGAGGGTCAAGCGGTGAGGCGTCGTGCGGTGCTCCGGCGCGGTGGGTTCTCGCTGCCGCTGGACCTCAGGGCCGCCGCGGTGACCGCCGGGCTCTGCGCGGCCGGTCTGGTTGGCGTCGTGCTGCACGTGGGGTTGGGGGAGTACCCCATCTCCCCGCCGGACGTCGTCCGGGCGCTGCTCGGGCTCTCCGCCGGCGACGAGAACTACGCCTTCATCGTCAACGTGCTGCGGCTGCCGCGGGCGCTCGTCGCCTTTCTCGTCGGGGCGGCGCTGGCCCTCTCCGGGGCCGTCCTGCAGGGACTCACCCGCAACCCGCTCGCCGCGCCCGAGATCGTGGGCATCAACGCGGGGGCCGGACTCGCGGCGGTCGCCCTGATCGTGGCGTTCCCCTACGTTCCGGCCGCACTCGTCCCACCCGCGGCCTTCGTCGGGGCCGTCGTGGTGGCCGCGACCCTCTACCTGCTCGCCTGGAGGGGTGGCAGCTCCCCGGTCCGCCTCATCCTCATCGGGGTGGGGGTGAGCGCGGTGGCCACCGCGATGACGACCATCATGATCACCTACGGCGAGATAGAGCAGGTCAGCCAGGCGCTCGTCTGGTTGACCGGCAGCGTCTACGGCCGTTCGTGGGAGGAGCTGTGGCCGCTTTTGCCCTGGCTGGCGCTCTTCGGAGCGCTGGCGCTCTTCCGCGCCCGGCAGCTCAACGCCCTCACCCTCGGGGAGGAGGTCGCCGCCGGACTCGGGGTCGGGGTCGAGCGGGAGCGGGGGTTGCTGCTGCTGTGCAGCGTGGCGCTCGCGGCCGCCGCGGTCGCCACCGCCGGAACCGTAGGCTTCGTCGGGCTCATGGCCCCGCACATCGCCCGGCGGCTGGTGGGTCCCTCCCACGGCGGGCTCCTGCCCGCGGCGGCCGCAAGCGGGGGGGTGCTCGTCGTCGCGGCCGACCTCGTCGGGAGGGTCGCGTTCGCCCCGCTGGAGATACCCTGCGGCATCGTCACCTCGGCGGTGGGGGCGCCGTTCTTCATATACCTGCTCTACAGGAGCACCGATGCGAAGCAGTGAGGAGGATCGTTTGAGAGATCTGTGCAGAGTGTCCGGGAGGGTGGAGGCCCCGCCGGAGCCCGCGAAGCTCCGGGCTGAGGGGCTCACCCTCGGCTACGACGATGCCGCCGTCATACGAGGGCTCGCCGTGGAGGTGCCGCCCGGGAGGATCACCTCCGTCGTCGGTCCCAACGGTTGCGGCAAGTCCACCCTGCTCCGCGCGCTCGCCCGCCTCATGCGGCCGCGCGGCGGGAGCGTCTACCTGGACGGCAGGGAGATCTTCTCGCTTCCCACCCGCGAGGTGGCCCGGCGGCTCGGCATCCTGCCCCAGAGCCCCGAGGCTCCCGAGGGGCTCACCGTCCGGGAGCTCGCCGCCCAGGGGCGCTACCCGCACCAGAGCTGGCTCTCCCAGTGGTCGGCCTCCGACGAGCGGGCCGTGGAGGAGGCGCTCCGCAAGACCGGCATGCTCGACCTCGCCGACCGGCCGCTCGACACGCTCTCCGGCGGCCAGCGGCAGCGGGCCTGGATCTCGATGGCCCTCGCGCAGGAGACGGAGACGCTGCTTTTGGACGAGCCCACCACCTTTCTGGACATGGCGCACCAGCTGGAGGTGCTGCAGCTCCTCGGGCGCCTCAACGCGGAGGAGGGCCGCACCGTGGTCATGGTCCTCCACGACCTCAACAACGCCGCCCGCTACTCGCACCACGTGATCGCCCTGCACGACGGCGGCGTCTACGCCGCCGGGACGCCCGAGGACGTGGTGACCCCGGAGCTTTTGCGGGACGTCTTCGGCGTGGAGGCGGACGTCGTCACCGATCCCAGGACCGGGCTCCCGCTCTGCGTCCCCTACGGGTTGCGACGCCGCGCTGACGGGGAGGGCTCATGAGCCGCTCCCCGCTCTCCGAGGCCCTCCGGCTCATAAACCCGGAGCGCCACTACTTCGGCATGCGCACCGGGGCCGTCGAGGGCGGGGAATGGGTTGCCGCGACGACGCTCGTCTCCGATGGGGGGCTCGTCGGCCGGCAGCTGGAGCGGGCTCAGGACCGGTGGGGCCTGCGCCGCCGGGAGGCCGCCGCGTATCTCGTGGGTTCCTACGCCTGGGGCGTCGGGGGGCCGGCGGTGGCGGCCTACGTCCTGGCCCGGCGCATCCCCGACCTTTCCCCCGAGAACGTCCACGTGCGGCTGGATGAGGGCGGTGGCATCCCCGAGGCCGCCGTCTCCGACGAGCGCTTCGCCGCCCTCGCCTCCGACCCTGCTGCCGGGCACCCCGACGCCGTCACCGTTGCCGGGGAGGAGGAACTGCTCGGGTGGATGCGGGAGCGGCTGCTCGCCGGGCTTGAGCCGCTCGCCGACCTCGTCGGCGCAATCACCCGCGT
The Rubrobacter xylanophilus genome window above contains:
- a CDS encoding ABC transporter ATP-binding protein gives rise to the protein MCRVSGRVEAPPEPAKLRAEGLTLGYDDAAVIRGLAVEVPPGRITSVVGPNGCGKSTLLRALARLMRPRGGSVYLDGREIFSLPTREVARRLGILPQSPEAPEGLTVRELAAQGRYPHQSWLSQWSASDERAVEEALRKTGMLDLADRPLDTLSGGQRQRAWISMALAQETETLLLDEPTTFLDMAHQLEVLQLLGRLNAEEGRTVVMVLHDLNNAARYSHHVIALHDGGVYAAGTPEDVVTPELLRDVFGVEADVVTDPRTGLPLCVPYGLRRRADGEGS
- a CDS encoding ABC transporter substrate-binding protein; the protein is MSVEWLRRRFVIWFLLGAAVLVLGACGGASGGSSGEEGSGGRVVEHAMGETEVPERPERVVVLDTGELDSAITLGIRPVGAVEAVAGMGLPEYLGEKTRGIELVGTIEQPNLEKIAALDPDLILSSKLRHEKIYDQLSEIAPTVFTETTGVTWKQNFELHARALGRTERAEEVKREYREHIRELREGLGEKPWPEVSVVRFVPGDTRIYQKENFIGTVLEDVGLPRPESQDVEEFALLNVSKEAIPKMGGDVIFVTVYGNEEDTAKQEIMSDPLWRQLEAVQQGRVYEVSDDLWMLGIGYTAANGVLEDLERYLVEEPRS
- a CDS encoding FecCD family ABC transporter permease encodes the protein MRLLRSRAALLAGLLVLCVVLVACLLASVRFGAARIGTMEVISAFTDYDRTSEEDLIVRTLRVPRALAAALVGASLAVAGAIMQGLTRNPLADPGILGIEAGAALAVVGAVYLLGIASLSGYALFAFVGAGLAAAVVYGLGSLGRGGMTPMKLTIAGAALAALLTSLTTAVLIIDRQTLEEIRFWLAGSVAGRDLELLLQVLPYAALGLLLALGLARQITTLTLGDEVAAGLGQRTGLVKLLAALAVVLLAGSAVSVAGPIGFVGLVVPHVVRFFAGVDYRWILPYSALAGAVLLVCADIAARLVLRPMELPVGVMTALVGAPFFVYLARWRVKR
- a CDS encoding FecCD family ABC transporter permease, with product MRRRAVLRRGGFSLPLDLRAAAVTAGLCAAGLVGVVLHVGLGEYPISPPDVVRALLGLSAGDENYAFIVNVLRLPRALVAFLVGAALALSGAVLQGLTRNPLAAPEIVGINAGAGLAAVALIVAFPYVPAALVPPAAFVGAVVVAATLYLLAWRGGSSPVRLILIGVGVSAVATAMTTIMITYGEIEQVSQALVWLTGSVYGRSWEELWPLLPWLALFGALALFRARQLNALTLGEEVAAGLGVGVERERGLLLLCSVALAAAAVATAGTVGFVGLMAPHIARRLVGPSHGGLLPAAAASGGVLVVAADLVGRVAFAPLEIPCGIVTSAVGAPFFIYLLYRSTDAKQ
- a CDS encoding IucA/IucC family C-terminal-domain containing protein; translation: MSRSPLSEALRLINPERHYFGMRTGAVEGGEWVAATTLVSDGGLVGRQLERAQDRWGLRRREAAAYLVGSYAWGVGGPAVAAYVLARRIPDLSPENVHVRLDEGGGIPEAAVSDERFAALASDPAAGHPDAVTVAGEEELLGWMRERLLAGLEPLADLVGAITRVGARTLWGRAADLLAQSFLMVGGDTPDQVRYMQDARAFVSGLPFGERVGFFVVESAGRRRAFMRRSVCCQAYKNPEYGYCLSCPVLSQEERERRAAEELAKV
- a CDS encoding diaminobutyrate--2-oxoglutarate transaminase, with amino-acid sequence MHVAKTAAFREKGTSGRLLERQAERESNARTYPRNIPIAVSRARGSCVWDADGRRYLDCLSGAGTLALGHNHPVVLEAIREVLDRGGPLHALDLATPVKDRFVGELFGSLPRPFAERAKIHFCGPAGTDAVEAAVKLAKTATGRETVLAFGGGYHGMTHGSLSLTGKLAPKEPIGGLMPGVHFLPYPYGYRCPFGLGGEEGWRVGARYVERLLDDPESGVKRPGAMVLEVVQGEGGSIPAPDGWVREMRRITRERGIPLVVDEIQTGLGRTGTVWAFERPGIEPDAVVMSKAIGGSLPLAVVVYDAALDVWEPGAHTGTFRGNQLAMAAGAATIRHVLENRLHEHAARMGDLLLRRLRELRREAPCVGEVRGRGLMVGVEVVDPEAEPDHLGSRPASPKLARRIQAEALRRGLILETGGRHGAVVRLLPPLTVTREEVEEICGILGEAVLAASREVP
- a CDS encoding pyridoxal phosphate-dependent decarboxylase family protein gives rise to the protein MAAAGDVLLQHLGRPLPYSGATPGKLSNLLAGSEVCPEEGEDLSRVLRETGKTVVENCVRVAHPGCAAHLQCPPLVPALAAEAVISATNQSMDSWDQAPAATLLEERVVRWLCGLFGYRPGADGVFTSGGTQSNLMGLLPARDRFARERFGWSMRERGLPPEASRFRILCSEAAHFSVGRSAALLGLGERAVVPVETDAGRRMSPEALDRALQKLEEQELLPVALVATAGTTDFGSIDPLEELASRARELGLWLHVDAAYGGALALSERHRSKLAGIEDADSVAVDFHKGFYQPVSCAAFLVRRGEDLALIRTHADYLNPEGDDLPNLAGKSLQTTRRFDAFKLYVSLRALGRRRLAAMVERTVELAKAAAALVREQPGLELAARPQLGTVVFRYRPARMEEADRVNAGIRRELLLGGEAVVARTRVDGRVYLKLTLLNPLATPEDLRRLVETTVRTGKRLEGVCSTSA